A window of Chanodichthys erythropterus isolate Z2021 chromosome 16, ASM2448905v1, whole genome shotgun sequence genomic DNA:
TTTCTTGTTTGTACAGTAAATGTGTGCATATAGAGCTGCTAGATGTTCCTGGATGCTCAAATGAACAAAGCAGAAGACTTTCCCCTGATACAAGCCCAACtcctctctgaagatctgagtgCACAATCCTGAGTACACCGATGCTTCTGCCACATCAATGCCACATTCTCTCAGGTCTTCCTCATAGAAGATCAGGTTGCCTTTCACAAGCTGCTGAAAAGCCAGTTTCCCCAGTTTGAGAATCATGTCTTCGTCTCTCACTTTCTTCTGATAGTCCTTCTCATGTTTGATGTTGGACTGAATGATCAGGAAGTGTGTGTACATTTGAGTGAGAGTCTTGGGAATCTCTCCTCTCTCTGCTTCACTCAACATCTTCTCTAGAACAGTGGCTGAGATCCAGCAGAACACTGGGATGTGACACATAATAAAGAGACTCCTCGATGACTTCAGGTGCGAGATGATCCTGTCGGCCAGACTCTGATCACTGATTCTCTTCCTGAAGTATTCCTCCTTCTGTGGCTCATTGAAGCCTCGTACCTCTGTCACTCGATGGACACACTCAGAGGGGACGAGATCAGCTGCTGCTGGTCTGGAggtgatccagatgagagcagagggaagCAGATTCCCCACAATGAGGTTCATCAGCAGCTCGTCCACTGTGGCTGATTCAGATATATTGCACAGTTTCACTTTGCTCTGAAAGTTCAGAGATAGACGACACTcatccagaccatcaaagatgaacaaCACTTTATATTCATCACTGGATATTTCCATTTCTTTGGTTTCAGGGAAAAAGACATGAAGAAGATCTGAAAGACTGAGTGTTTTGTCCTTCATCAAGTTGAGCTCTCTGAAAGGAAGTGGAAATATGAGCTGGACGTCCTGATTCTCTTTCCCTTCAGCCCAGTCCAGGATGAACTTCTGCACAGAGACTGTTTTTCCAATGCCAGCGACTCCCTTTGTCAGCAcagttctgatgggtttgtcttgTCCAGGTAAAGGTCTAAAGATGTCATTGCATTTGATTGGTGTGTCCTCTGTTGCTTCTCTCCTGGATTGTGTCTCAATCTGTCTCACCTCATGCTCATTATTGATCTCTCCACTCTCACTCTCTGTGATGTAGAGTTCAGTGTAGATCTCATTCAGGAGTGTTGGGTTTCCCTGCGTTGCTGTTCCTTCATTCAGACACTGAAACTTCTTCCTCAGGTTTGATCTAAATGTGTTGAGGCTGGAGGCTTTatatctgtaaaataaaaactcCACATTATTACATGGTTTAATACCCACAATGCCTAGTTCTGTATCatatattcaaattcaaatatcTGTTATAGAAATGATTTACCTGAGGACTGTCCGTGTATCTCCACTCTTAAAATTTATTGGCTGACCCTTAGACACGTCACTTTTCATAGACACACAGCTGGACTCTGGTTCTggggccggttgcataaacATAGACACAGTCTTAAGATAATGGCTTAGAAATAGTCTGACTAACTAAAGTCACTGAAGAAAGATCGTTGCATAAAATAAGCACACAGCAGTCTTAAGTAAGACTGTCTATATTGCATTGCTTTGTGGGAAAAATAAGACGCTGAACAACTTAAACAAAATGGCCGACAGTGGGCGCTCGTCACAATTTTCCTTCGctgaaaatatttgtattttggaGGAATACAATGCTTCCAAATCCactttaatgaataaatttaGCGACTACAATGCcaatagcaaaaaaaacaaGGCGTGGACAACAATAACTGAAAAAGTTAACAGCGTAAACCCGTCTGTCTCGCGATCCGTCAAAGACGTTCAGAAACGTTTTAAAAATATGGTCCAAGAGGCAAAAAAGGAAATATTCAAGCGAAAAAACCCTGCAACAGGTGGGGGACCAAATCCTAAATTGAAAAGGACAACGGAAATGATAATTGAAATATATGGAGAGGAATCTCCGATGTTTTGGGGAATCCCCGGGGGGAGGGAGAGCGGAGTATCCGGGCGGACGTTACCTGCAGCGGGGGAGGATACCGCTGTCGCATCAGTTCCGCTTCAACAGTCTCGTGAGTAACAATGTTTCGatagttattgtttttgcttgatttaaaaaaaaaaaaaaaactgtactatTGTTTTGGGTTGAGTACCAATTTTTACCGTGCAAGATTTCTATTAAAAGGAAAGTGATCTTTTACTCATGTAATTTATAATCATTGGGGAATATGTAGCTAGGTGTTTTAATTACAGTTAAAAACTTATTACCTTGCCATGTTGTGCAAAACAACACATGCACAGATTATGTTGCAGACTCTTTCTGGTTTCATTTTGAGCTCTGCATGCAGACAATGAAACCTTCGTTTCAGGACTCCAAAACACCTTTCAATAACATTTCTTGTTTTGGCATGGGCTGTGTTGTACCGAGTTTGAGGCACACTGACTGGGTTCAAGAAGGGTGTTAGAAGCCAGGGTTTTAGTGGATAACCAGAGTCACCCAAGAACACACCCTGCAATTCTCCTCTCTCAAATGCATCATGAATTTGGGAATTCACTAAAATTCTTGAGTCATGGGTTGATCCTGGCCAACGAGCGACACAGTTGAGCACTCTCAGTTTGGCATCACAAATTGCCTGCACATTAATACTGTGGTAGCCTTTCCTATTAACAAACAATGGCTCATGAGTTGAAGGTGCTTGAATCCTAATGTGTGTTCCATCAATGGCTCCTACAACATTTGGAAATCCAGCAATGTTGAAAAAATCTGCCTTCACCTTGTTCAAGGTAGAGACATCAGTCGGATAAAGTGGAAGTCTGCCTGACAGTGCATGAGCAACCCGATGAATAATTCTTGATGCTGTAGACTTATGTACCCCAATTAAGTCTGCAGCTGCATTTATAAAACATCCTGTGGCAAAGAAACGTAGAGCTAGACATACTTGTAGCAGTGGAGGGATGCTAAAATTTCTTGAAGTTTCAGGCCTCAGATGCTCCGCCAAGTCAATTGCTAGTTCTTGTATTGTATGTCTTGGAAATCTTAGTTTCTCCAGCAGTTCCTTTTCACAAAGTACTTCCAATGGGTTTGAACGGTCTTTGAAAACTCTTTCTCTTCTTATTGCCCTTTCATAAAACCAAAGATTAAAATTTGCCATATCGCAAGACAAAGTTGGGCCACTTTTGTGAATCTagagcatatttttcttttgacaGTTTGTTTCTATGGCAACATAGATTGTAAGAGAAAGTTAGCCAAGGGGGAACCAGTCTTACTTTTTTGTCtcaaattagaccaatctaAAATTTTATGCAACCGACTTAAAAAGTAAATACcagtcttaaagaaaaaaaatagacgACTAACTTGTAAGACTAGTCTTAAATAGATTTATGCAACCGGCCCCTGATCTCTTCTGATGAACTGAGCTAAAACAGAGGGAgattaatgtgaataatttaaATTACTGTATTCATCAACTCAATTATTTATCATTGAAGAAATCAACTTAAAGCatgttacattataaaataaagataaaaatacctacaaaaaaaaaaaaaaaaaacacaagaagaaTGTAATCTCTTGTAGAAAATACACGATAATATAAAATGTCACACTACAATCATATTTTTATAGAAATGTTTACCTGAGGCCAGTCCGTGTATCTCCACTCTTAAACTTTACTGGCTGATCCATAGACGTGTCACTCTTCATAGACACACAGCTGGACTCTGGATCTGATCTCCTCTGATGAACTGAGCTAAAACAGAACATCATTTATGATTACAATCATCTTAAAGatgccctagaatgctttttcacaagatgtaatataagtctaaggtctgtgaagtttaagctcaaaataccccatagaatttttaaatttattttttttaactgcctattttggtgaatcattataaatgcgccgattcagcgtGCTTCCCcttgcgctccccgcccccgagctcgcaACTCtacaatacattgcataaacaaagttcacacagctaatataaccctcaaaatggatctttacaaagtgcttgtcatgcagcatgtctactCGCGAAAGTATGGTATTTAGAGACTCActttatgtcatttccatgtactgaactcttgttattcaactatgccaaggtaaattcaattttcaactctatggcacctttaagatctcaaaaaaaaaaaaaaacacattttttttcatgaaaagcACTCAAGGAGGCTTATTGTTATcaataaatgttataataataataattaaaaaaaaaacatacagaacaatacatattttttttctgtagacaGTCACTCTATAACATTAAAAGATATTTAACATGTTAGTTAAAGTACCTGCATCCTGGAAAACAATCTTGATTTCTGGATATTTGTGTGTCATCCATAATGGATCTGAACAGTTTGATCTCCACCGCTGACTCCCGATGGAAGTGACAAACAATCACAAAAACTAAAGTAATCAAACAGTCTTCATAACTCAGCTGAAATGGATGTTGAGACGTGGAGAAACAGATCACGATCACTCAAATACATAAGGTTAGTCACATGTAAACACAAATgcactttagactttagacttTATGACCAGGAGCTGGTTGCATAAAccacttagactagtcttaaaagttaaGACACTAATGTTTTTCTTGAAAAGTGGCcctaattttttaaagtctgttacataaaaaggtagactggtgtaatttgaattggaaaaatTACACTGATTACCCCTTGGTTAACTgcaagttggtcaaactagttcttaagGCACAATCTCAATATAGTGACTAAgattatgcaactggccccagaGTGGCATATCATGGGTTGCCAGTCGAAAAAAATGTCCAGCACAAATCTGACTCAAATCCTGCCAAAAGGAATGACAACTAGCTCAGtttcagtgttgccaagtctgtggtTTTACCATGGAATGGGATACTGTTAAAGTGTTGCTGCAGTCTTGATTTCCCCCCTCCTGAAAGTTAAAGGTCGCTCTATTTACAGGATAATTTTGATTAGCAATTGGGTAAGATTTGTCGCAACCCAGGGCTTGGTTAGTTCtcaattacatgttttaaattaatgaaattaatgtttgtgtgtACTTAGCATGACAATTAATTTAGTATTATTATACCACATTGataatattgtgtaatattaatattagattGCTTTTACATATCATAGTATGTTGCAACAATCcttatcatttaaaaaaaaaaaagacattcttAGGCATGGTTGTGTTTCCAGTTTCTTTCATTATGCAATATATagttattcattttatatttcaagcatgttgtttgtgcacttaAACATTATACAATAGTAAAATTAGTTATTACATCACAATAACAACATCTGATCAGGCATTAACGCctgggtcctaaaggagacctGATTCCTGGGGGGACTTGATTTCTCATGACATCGATAGCACTCTTTTGTTGTGTTACGTTGAGACGTATGGTGTGAGGACATCACTCATAAACCTCTATCAGGCTCTTTTAAGAACAGCACTAGATTATGGTTGCCTAGCATATATGTCAGCATCAGAATCAAAAAAAGCTTGATGTGGAACAGGCACAGGCACTTCGGATTTGTTCTAGAGCATTTAAAGgcgtagttcacccaaaaatgaaaaatctgtcatttattacttaccctcatgtcgttccacacccgtaagaccttcgttaatctttgaaacacaaattaagattttttagtTGGGTCCGTGAgacctgcatagggagcaatgacatttcctctctcaagatccataaaggtactaaaaacatatttaaatcagttcatgtgagtacagtggctcaatattaatattataaagcgatgagaatatttttggtgcgccaaaaaaacaaagcaacgacttatatagtgatggccgatttcaaaacactgcttcaggaagcttcggagcgttatgaatcttttgtgtcgaatcatgattcggatcgcgtgtcaaaactgccaacggctgaaatcacgtgacatTGGCACTcagaacagctgattcgacacgctgattcatagcGCTCCGAAGCCTCCTGAAGCAGTGtgttgaaattggccatcactttgtaagtcattatttagttttttttggcgcaccaaaaatattctcgtcgcttaataatattgatattgaaccactgtactcacatgaactgatttaaatatgtttttagcacattaatggatcttgagagaggaaatgtcattgctggccatgaaggcctcactgagccatcagatttcaactaaaatatcttaatttgtgttttgaagattaacgaaggtcttacaggtgtggaatgtcatgagggtgagtaattacagttttttccaattgttaacacacaatttttcaaactagtctggttttatcaaaacacttaacacaattcacaaaaccacacacccaaactgcaaaatacctcatatatcctgcaaaatcaagcactgcaaccgaaactacacagagcattatcaaaatcaaacttttgcatgaaatggcacacacttcattcatattaccagatttttgcctaaccacctacacactgttgggcataatgaaaagcacacccatctttagtatgctttgccataatactaaaatatgtatcagattgttcacatgcacagaaatatttgcagatacacacacatgctgttgcaacatttttatttttttccttcaatacagtaaacaagtcagtacaacataagcacagcagatatatttacatgggactgaacaaaaatattcttacaaaaaaagtaaactgaaaaagaaaatttctgaaaaaaaaatattacagtaaaaaaaacaaaaaacaaaaaaaggcaagaaaaataattaggcagcatcttgccgcacagccgggtctggccacaacgcctcgtcaacatcacaggcaatatcttcccttgccagacatcgagggaagaagcgccttgagtgccttatccatccctgaattgcacccacatcaatctcatcacatgcctcttccatggcctgcacaagaggcatgcgcacaaagggctgccggtcgtataccttccaccgccatgccgaaaagaattcttctatggggttcagaaatggtgagtatggtgggaggtattgcacgagaaatgttgggtggtcagcaaaccagttttggactggggctgcacgatgaaagctcacgttgtcccatactacaacgtaccggtttctttgatggtctgcatcattcatacgctctggtggtatgagaacgttgtgaagtctgtccagaaatgtgagaatatgggctgtgttgtatggtccaagtttggcatgacggtggaggacaccatgcatattggagatggcagcacacattgtgatgttcccaccacgttggccaggaacatctataatggctctgtggccaatgaggtttctccctcttcttctggtctttgctaggttgaacccagcctcatctataaagatgaactcatgtgggattgcatgagcatccatttccagtactccctgaaaacaaagaacaaaaatcactcaatatggtgttatccagtacactgggaaacaatgttgtgtgtagtgtactgcagtcaatatagtacttacatccacatatgctcgtctgaaatctttgtttctttgagagtttctctcaaacggcaccttataaagttgtttcattctgatttggtttcgcttgataatgcgagccaatgtggacagactaactcgttgaatgttgttgaataaggtgttgtcttggatgatgtggctttgaatttctcgtaatctgatttcattattttccaaaaccaagtttacaatggcagcttcctgtaccccggtgaacatttggccccttcctccaccatggtgtcgtctcgcagtcctttagaaaaaataaaataaaaatatatatagggcttggacaatgcagcctaaatattttcccccacagtagagtacattgtacaggaaacttgtacagttcatgaatggctgatgtcatacactaagtaaacaggtgtcacccaactgatacactatgacatggggtatactacatgtgtactacatgaaattttggttccatacctgttctccagtctaaaggtccggatgacagaggcgacagtaaaacggctcaagtttggctgcactctctgtccagcctcacgcattgtcaacccatggttgatgacatgatctactaaggttgctctgatttcatttgaaagtgtttgtcttctttggccatgaactcctttacctgctctacccctacctctcactcttcctccccctcttattctcaacctccctcttcctcttcctcttcctcttcctctctctgcaatgtcttccattgttgttgtaaaaaaaaaaggttctcacctgtggtcttttcatagtgcttacatcctgattgaagtgttaacaattaaccactgaggtgtttgtccaggtggcacatgtaattggccaattagctcatgtagtgtcattttgaatggcagtgttttgaaatggcaaacatgtgactttatgtcagattgttgtgtcttatgcagagaactgtatttagtgaatttaaaaagtgctattttgaaatgcaaaatgtgtgtaaaacagaaaaggtgtttagacttttggagacttgagaagaagttttgctctctgtgtgtcagtttaaataattgtgctgtgcatgtcattttagtgtgttagcaattggaaaaaactgtaatgacagaattttcatttttgggtgaactaagcctttaaatCATCACCAGTATCTGCATTACAGGTTGAGACAGGAGAGATACCTTTACGTATTAGGGTCAACATCATGGCGTATTGGATAAATCTGCAAGGGCATAGTGGGGTACATCCCACAAAGGCCATCTTACAAGACTGTTCAAAACATAGTAAAACTAATTACTACAGTTTTGGATGATAGGAAATGCAAAAGCACAAAATACAAGTCTCAGCCAGCTCCAAGTAAGCCCCACTGTGGCAATATCCACAGTACCACCTTGATATAGATATAAGCCTTCAACAAATGTTCCATGAATACATGGATATAttatggatatattttttttaggcaAGGAACATTTTGTTATGAAGAATTGGGAAGGGGTTTTAGAGATGGTTGAAGGAAAATTCCAAAAATGGAAGTGGCTTTTGCCAAGAATGTCATAGAGGACGTATCTTAATTATTAACAATTTAGAAGCAGCAACTTTATGGCATCGCCTGGCAGTACTTGAGCCACCTGCGGGTCTTTTATCAAGAATTCAAATCTTAATTGTCAACTTCTTTTGGAATAAGATGCACTAGGTACCACAACATGTTTTATATCTAACAAGAGATGAGGGTGGGCAGGGTCTTATGCATCTAGAAAGTCATAAAACAGCTTTTAGattacagtttattcaaaaATTCTGGTATGGTAAAAGTAATGCATGGACAGCAGGAATAAGTCTTATTTTGGAAAAAGCAGGAGGTTTGGGACTTAATAAAAATCTGTTTTGGATTAAATATGAAACAGGAGACATAAATGGACTTCTCTTGTACTACCGCAGTGTCCTCAAGGCATGGTCATTCGTAAGAACTATAAGGACTATGTCTATGCTATCACTTCATTGGTTATTTGAAGAACCTTTAATTAAATGTGCAAGGCTGGATGTTACTGGATAGATAATGCCTGCAATGACAAAAATCCTAATAACAGCAAAAATGATTACTTTGAGACAATTGCTGGATGTGGTTGGAATTGGGTTTTAAAATGTCAGTGCTGTGGCACAGTGTTTGGCACTCACATCACAGAGaatggtgactttttttctggaCCATATAAAAGAAGTTTTGAATGATGAAGACAAATTTTTAATTAGGAACTTTGATAGTGGACGTTTTGAACCTGAAGAGACTGACATTTTTCCAAGTATGGACATATTACCAGCATTTACAGAAGAGGAACATTCTCATGAATTACTGGCATCTAAAGGGTTAGAGGGGTTGGATTTTTGTtctataaatggaaaaaaagttGTATGAATTATGTGTTAAAGtattaaacaaagaaaaattGAAAGTGCGGGTAGAAACGCCATGGGCTGCTCATTTTGGGGTTGAAACTAATTGTAAACCTGTGTGAAGTTTGTACAAGCTACCATTGACCAAATCAAATGGGGATTTGCAGTGGAGGATACTGCACGGTATTATTGCTGTAAATGCATTTGTTAtagggtgaccagatttctcatGGTGGAATACGGGACGAGTGCGCAATATGACCATGATAtaagaaattttatttcactatattatatatatatatatacactgccctccaagagTTTGAAAACACCCCTGGAAAAGtctggttttggacgatatcagcataaatccttataattttttggtgcaaatacattacagtaacttgacattatccagcaataataattttcatgtgttcattcaaagtcagacatgcccctttgccagctgtgatgcctggttactggtttaaacttggcccaggtttgtaaaagatttttgggtcagcacaccttaatagcttcaacaattgattgccaattaagtttagaatacaatgaaataattagaacccagtttaggtcagatagctgctaatgctggatattttgatgaatcaaaaatttaagtttttttctatgtatagactgtttatgtaataaaatgtgtttttataatttgtgttgtcccttacctgtgcaaaattatcacaaattaaaaaggattcatgccaatattgtccaaaaccccacttttctagggcgtttctaaacttttggagggcagtgtagatataaatatttgttatatatttttatataaaaagaaatttacaaacaagttacaaacaatacaacaaatacgacagagattaaacttgttttttcacatttgaatatactgacaaatatttaattaggctactgtccctttaagaccgaatccatggatgtaatataggctactgacacatttcctgtttttacccacctgtttacgtccacttaaccgactgtatttacgtgagatactccacacgatggacattttgaaaaactatgtgtgcatttgaccattcgggtgcaaggagaactgatcgcgcgaaagagagagagagagtgcgtgagagagaggcttctggtctgtgttattcagcgtgattccgcctatcccgccttcactaatcgataacgaattgtgattgaatGGTAACTTTGTTCTATGACGAATTGATTAGGCTGTTCTTGTGTGACAGAACTCCATCACCCAGTTGAAAGATGAAATACgggacaaaacattatttttttcttaataagtCGGGACACTAAAAATAGGGCTGAAATACGGGACTGTCCCGGGAAAAAcgggacgtctggtcaccctaaTTTGTTAGCATAATTAATTCAGCTGTTGAAAGTAAAAGTCATTTTTGTGTACAGAGGGAAaccatttttcattgttttgtacACTGTGATAGGCTTAAAGCCTATTTTTGATACTTAATTATATGTTTGTGCATTTTAAGGTTATTTTTTCTAAGGTTGGTTTCATTTTTGGTTTTAAGtttggggaaaaaagaaaaagaaaggacAACTTATTAACTTTGTTATTGGAAAAGCGAAAATGGCTATTTGTTTGACAAGAAAGGAAGTCGTATGGGTTGGgtgtcacttttttttcttcattttcttttacttaattttcttttgttttgggTTAGTTAAGGAGTCAGTTCAGTCCCTTTATTCTTGTTTAGACTTTATTTGTTAGGGTAGTATATTTTCTTTGGGACTCagttttgtttgatattttggtCTTGGCCGAACCCTGCAGTCCATTTGCTAGTGCACAGACATGGTCTGGGTGAGCAGGAAGGCTAAGTATATGTAGATAATAGTGGATAGTAGATGTACGTAGATATTTGATCTCAGAAATTAGTCCGGGGCTGATGGCTGTGTTGCAGGTAATTGTAGAGCATTTTAAATAGTGTTTGTAAGTGTTTTgagtttattattttaattggattaaaataaatataagcaTTGTGGTTATTTTTGGGTATTGTTTCTGTATTAGGTTTAGCTGATCACTGTTCctccagtgtttttgttttacttcCTCAGCTAGTCAGTTTCTGCATGTGTGCGCTGTATGCTTTCAGAGCAGTTATGTTTATGGTTGTTGTAAAATGGACAACTATAAACATAACTGTAGCTTTAAGTGTTATTGTGGGGTAGTTGTACTTTACTCAAGTACAATGGAAACTCAATACTTGTACttttatttaataacatttcTGAAGAAAAATCTCTACATTTACGGCTTAAttttatttgtacttgaaaAGTACTCATTGCATTTTTGAAGATTATTTCCTCCATCTTGTGCACATGAAATATGATAAACGTGAGCTCAAAGGTGTGTGTTTGATGGCAGTGCTGGAGTCACAGGGAACAGCAGCAGAACCGAAGCTCATTCAGTCTTACATGTCATCCTCCTTT
This region includes:
- the LOC137002986 gene encoding NLR family CARD domain-containing protein 3-like isoform X1 codes for the protein MDDTQISRNQDCFPGCSSVHQRRSDPESSCVSMKSDTSMDQPVKFKSGDTRTGLSSVHQKRSGAGCINLFKTSLTKPESSCVSMKSDVSKGQPINFKSGDTRTVLRYKASSLNTFRSNLRKKFQCLNEGTATQGNPTLLNEIYTELYITESESGEINNEHEVRQIETQSRREATEDTPIKCNDIFRPLPGQDKPIRTVLTKGVAGIGKTVSVQKFILDWAEGKENQDVQLIFPLPFRELNLMKDKTLSLSDLLHVFFPETKEMEISSDEYKVLFIFDGLDECRLSLNFQSKVKLCNISESATVDELLMNLIVGNLLPSALIWITSRPAAADLVPSECVHRVTEVRGFNEPQKEEYFRKRISDQSLADRIISHLKSSRSLFIMCHIPVFCWISATVLEKMLSEAERGEIPKTLTQMYTHFLIIQSNIKHEKDYQKKVRDEDMILKLGKLAFQQLVKGNLIFYEEDLRECGIDVAEASVYSGLCTQIFREELGLYQGKVFCFVHLSIQEHLAALYAHIYCTNKKRNVFEKAKQSLFSKISNQKKYHSLSELHQRAVSEALQSKNGLLDLFLRFLLGHSLESNQTLLRELLTQTGRCSYNKEETVQYIKQKIRENPSPERSINLFHCLNELGDDSLMQEIQHYLKSEKIRETKLSSSQWSALVYVLLTSEEKMDVFYLKQFIGEQITADEVLQKLLPVVKESRSAQLQSCNLTAHSCESLSSALQSSNMFLGELDLSNNDLHDSGVKLLSDGLKSPKCQLQILRLSGCMVTEKGCGYVSSALSSNPSHLRELDLSYNHPGDSGVKLLSDKLNHPNYRLDKLNVDHGGEIRITAGIRKYSHRLTLDLNTVNKLLLLSESNTVITDTGTLQSYPDHPDRFDCVSQVLCRESVSDRRCYWEIEWSGEDVYISVSYKSISRMGVSYECVFGSNDQSWSLICSPERYSFIHNNRETELPVKPISSRIGVFVDHSAGTLSFYSVSGDTMILIHTVQTTFTQPLYPGFYVGYESSVKLC